A stretch of Myxocyprinus asiaticus isolate MX2 ecotype Aquarium Trade chromosome 42, UBuf_Myxa_2, whole genome shotgun sequence DNA encodes these proteins:
- the LOC127432598 gene encoding nuclear receptor subfamily 2 group F member 1-B-like, translated as MAMVVSVWREPQEELAPGGSLDDHHQQRLSAPSHSPNTGLSSAEDKGQNSAQKQQHIECVVCGDKSSGKHYGQFTCEGCKSFFKRSVRRNLTYTCRANRSCPMDQHHRNQCQYCRLKKCLKVGMRREAVQRGRMPPSAPNPGHYALTNGDPLIGQCYLSGYISLLLRAEPYPTSRYGNQCLQSGNIMGIENICELAARLLFSAVEWARNIPFFPDLQITDQVSLLRLTWSELFVLNAAQCSMPLHVASLLAAAGLHASPMSADRVVAFMDHIRFFQEQVEKLKALQVDSAEYSCAKAIVLFTSDACGLSDVPHIEGLQEKSQCALEEYVRSQYPNQPTRFGKLLLRLPALRMVSSSVIEQLFFIRLVGKTPIETLIRDMLLSGSSFNWPYMSIQ; from the exons ATGGCCATGGTGGTGAGTGTGTGGAGAGAACCGCAGGAAGAACTGGCACCAGGGGGATCCCTGGATGACCATCACCAGCAGCGCCTGAGCGCACCCTCGCACTCTCCCAACACTGGACTCTCATCGGCGGAAGATAAAGGACAGAACTCGGCGCAGAAACAGCAGCACATTGAGTGTGTGGTTTGCGGAGATAAATCCAGCGGGAAGCACTACGGACAGTTCACCTGCGAGGGATGCAAAAGTTTCTTCAAGCGCAGTGTGCGGCGGAATCTAACGTACACGTGCCGTGCCAACAGAAGCTGCCCGATGGACCAGCACCACAGAAACCAGTGCCAGTACTGCCGgctgaaaaaatgtctgaaagTGGGCATGAGACGCGAAG CGGTTCAGCGAGGAAGAATGCCGCCGAGCGCGCCGAACCCGGGCCATTACGCGCTGACCAATGGAGACCCCCTGATTGGCCAGTGCTACCTGTCCGGATACATATCTCTCCTGCTTCGGGCCGAGCCATATCCAACATCCAGATATGGAAACCAGTGCTTGCAATCCGGTAACATCATGGGCATAGAGAACATCTGCGAGCTGGCGGCCCGTTTGCTCTTCAGTGCGGTGGAATGGGCCAGGAACATCCCATTCTTTCCTGATCTCCAAATCACGGATCAGGTGTCTCTGCTTAGACTCACCTGGAGTGAGCTTTTCGTGTTGAACGCTGCGCAATGCTCCATGCCTCTCCACGTGGCTTCACTCCTGGCCGCCGCCGGACTTCACGCGTCCCCGATGTCCGCGGACCGGGTCGTGGCCTTCATGGATCACATCCGATTCTTCCAGGAGCAGGTGGAGAAACTGAAGGCCCTGCAGGTGGACTCGGCCGAATACAGCTGTGCCAAAGCTATAGTGCTCTTCACATCAG ATGCCTGTGGCCTTTCGGACGTACCGCACATTGAAGGCCTTCAGGAGAAATCTCAGTGTGCGCTAGAGGAGTATGTGAGGAGTCAGTACCCGAACCAGCCCACTCGCTTCGGCAAGCTGCTGCTGAGACTCCCCGCGCTCCGTATGGTCTCTTCCTCCGTCATAGAGCAGCTTTTCTTCATTCGACTGGTGGGTAAAACGCCCATTGAAACGCTCATCAGGGACATGCTGCTATCTGGGAGTAGTTTCAACTGGCCCTACATGTCCATTCAATGA
- the LOC127432593 gene encoding arrestin domain-containing protein 3-like translates to MVLGKVKNFFVSYDCLNDSNVPVFASGDVVSGRVVVEVTGEIRVKSLNIHAKGLAKVRWTESRNAGSNTAYTQNFTEEVEYLNHRDVLIGHDRDDDNCDDGFTVLHSGRHEFPFSLELPQTPLATSFEGKHGSVRYWVKAELHRPWLLPMKAKKEFTVFEHIDINTPLLLSSQAGTKDKTLCCWFCISGPISLSAKIERKGYTPGESIQIFAEIENCSSRVVVPKAAIYQTQTFFAKGKVKEIKQLVANLRGDPLPSGKTETWDGKMFKIPPVSPSILDCSIIRVEYSLMVYVDIPRAVNLTLNLPLVIGTIPLHSFGSRTSSVSSQCSMAMSWLGLPERPEAPPSYSEVVTDEQRQNNLEVSAIRDEIEGPLYTYIHEFRYQPPPLYSEVDPHPEEVCTPLDRRPDTCPSR, encoded by the exons ATGGTGCTCGGAAAGGTGAAGAACTTCTTCGTCAGCTATGACTGTCTCAATGACAGCAATGTCCCGGTATTCGCCAGCGGGGATGTTGTCTCAGGTCGAGTGGTCGTTGAAGTTACCGGAGAAATTCGCGTGAAATCTTTGAACATTCACGCGAAGGGACTGGCGAAAGTTCGGTGGACTGAGTCACGCAATGCTGGGTCCAACACTGCCTATACACAGAATTTCACGGAAGAAGTGGAATATTTAAACCACAGAGACGTCCTAATTGGACATGATCGAG ATGATGACAACTGCGATGATGGCTTCACCGTTCTTCACTCAGGGCGACACGAATTTCCCTTCAGTCTTGAACTGCCCCAGAC GCCTTTGGCTACATCatttgaaggcaaacatggcAGTGTGCGGTACTGGGTGAAGGCGGAGCTCCACAGACCGTGGCTCCTACCCATGAAAGCCAAGAAGGAGTTCACTGTCTTCGAGCACATTGACATCAACACTCCACTGTTACTG TCTTCTCAGGCTGGCACAAAGGACAAAACTCTTTGCTGCTGGTTCTGCATTTCTGGGCCTATTTCACTAAGTGCCAAAATTGAGAGGAAGGGCTACACTCCAG GCGAGTCCATCCAGATCTTTGCGGAGATCGAAAACTGCTCTTCCCGTGTGGTTGTGCCAAAGGCTGCCATCTACCAAACTCAGACCTTCTTTGCCAAAGGCAAGGTCAAGGAGATTAAACAGCTCGTTGCTAACCTCCGTGGAGATCCTCTACCCTCTGGCAAGACCGAGACTTGGGACGGCAAGATGTTTAAGATTCCACCCGTTTCACCTTCCATTCTGGACTGCAGCATCATCCGAGTGGAATATTCTCTAATG GTGTACGTGGATATCCCTCGGGCTGTGAACCTGACCCTGAACCTACCCCTTGTGATCGGCACTATCCCACTCCACTCTTTTGGTAGTCGTACCTCCTCCGTCAGCAGCCAGTGCAGTATGGCCATGAGTTGGTTGGGGTTGCCTGAGAGGCCTGAAG CTCCACCAAGCTACTCTGAAGTTGTCACAGATGAACAGCGACAGAACAATCTTGAGGTCTCAGCTATAAGGGATGAGATCGAAGGACCACTTTACACCTACATTCATGAGTTCCGTTACCAGCCCCCACCTCTGTATTCCGAG GTTGACCCCCATCCTGAAGAGGTGTGCACCCCCTTGGACAGGAGGCCAGATACTTGTCCATCCCGCTGA